A stretch of the Vigna radiata var. radiata cultivar VC1973A unplaced genomic scaffold, Vradiata_ver6 scaffold_307, whole genome shotgun sequence genome encodes the following:
- the LOC106754960 gene encoding transcription factor bHLH13: protein MKIEVGLGGVWNEEEKATVVEVLGRSAFDYLVANSVSNENLLMAFGSGENLQNKLSDLVERPNASNFSWNYAIFWQISQSKFGDWVLGWGDGCCREPREGEESGEVRGRGVAADDEMVQRMRKRVLQKLHMTFGGSDEDNYAFGLDRVTDTEMFFLASMYFSFPRGLGGPGKCFASGKHLWLSDVFKSSFDYCVRSFLAKSAGIQTVVLVPTDMGVVEMGSVRMVGESFELLQALKSVFSAQASMVPPRVKPIAPFDLVSEKRDENANAPFSGVTIGDKEKNNSSNGSNNRVEGNGVPKIFGQDLNSVTQFREKLAVRKMEERPRVWGAHPNGNSVGFPNGIHGSGWGAGQVVRQLAPPEIHAPRLSPSGALSVPELGNGTRHDFVHNNYQQQRRAQMQIDFSGATSRASGRSTIAESEISDVEASCKEERTNVSDDRRPRKRGRKPANGREESLNHVEAERQRREKLNQRFYALRAVVPNISKMDKASLLGDAIAYINELQAKLKTMESERERFGITSMDGSVVEANARSENHSNGVPDVDVQAAQDGVVVKVSCPVDVHPVSKVIQTFKEADIGVVDSKLTAANDTVFHTFVVKSQGPDQLTKEKLIALFSKESNLIQTL, encoded by the coding sequence ATGAAGATTGAGGTGGGGTTGGGAGGGGTATGGAATGAGGAAGAGAAAGCGACCGTGGTGGAGGTTCTGGGTCGCAGTGCGTTTGATTACTTGGTGGCGAATTCGGTTTCTAACGAGAATCTGTTAATGGCGTTTGGGAGCGGCGAGAATCTGCAGAACAAGCTTTCGGATCTCGTGGAGCGTCCTAACGCGTCGAACTTCAGTTGGAACTACGCGATCTTCTGGCAAATTTCGCAGTCCAAGTTTGGGGATTGGGTATTGGGGTGGGGAGATGGTTGTTGCAGGGAACCCCGGGAGGGAGAAGAGAGCGGAGAAGTGAGAGGGAGAGGGGTTGCTGCTGACGACGAGATGGTGCAGAGGATGAGGAAGAGGGTGTTGCAGAAGCTGCACATGACTTTTGGGGGTTCTGACGAGGACAATTATGCTTTTGGGTTGGACCGTGTTACTGACACAGAGATGTTCTTTCTTGCTTCCATGTACTTCTCTTTTCCCCGTGGATTAGGGGGTCCAGGTAAGTGTTTTGCTTCTGGGAAGCATTTGTGGCTCTCGGATGTGTTCAAATCTAGTTTTGATTACTGTGTGAGGTCTTTCTTGGCCAAATCTGCTGGAATTCAGACTGTTGTTTTAGTGCCTACTGATATGGGGGTGGTGGAGATGGGGTCTGTGAGGATGGTGGGTGAGAGTTTTGAGCTTTTGCAGGCTTTGAAGTCTGTGTTTTCTGCACAGGCATCCATGGTCCCTCCCAGGGTTAAGCCAATTGCACCATTTGATTTGGTGAGTGAGAAGAGAGATGAGAATGCAAATGCCCCTTTTTCTGGTGTGACAATTGGGGATAAGGAAAAGAATAACAGCAGCAATGGTAGTAATAATAGAGTAGAAGGAAACGGAGTTCCAAAGATTTTTGGACAAGATTTGAACAGTGTGACTCAATTCAGGGAAAAGCTTGCTGTGAGAAAAATGGAAGAGAGGCCAAGAGTGTGGGGAGCTCATCCCAATGGGAATAGTGTTGGTTTTCCAAATGGTATCCATGGTTCTGGTTGGGGGGCCGGTCAAGTTGTTAGGCAGCTTGCTCCTCCTGAAATTCATGCTCCTAGGTTGTCACCCTCTGGTGCATTGTCGGTGCCGGAGCTGGGCAATGGCACGAGGCATGATTTTGTGCATAACAATTATCAGCAGCAACGGAGGGCTCAGATGCAAATTGATTTCTCAGGAGCAACATCAAGGGCTTCAGGAAGATCAACCATTGCTGAATCTGAGATTTCTGATGTTGAGGCATCGTGCAAGGAGGAGAGAACCAATGTTTCCGATGATCGAAGACCGAGAAAACGGGGAAGGAAGCCTGCCAATGGAAGGGAGGAGTCCCTCAACCATGTGGAGGCAGAGAGGCAAAGGAGGGAGAAGCTGAACCAGCGGTTCTATGCTCTGCGTGCGGTTGTTCCAAATATCTCCAAGATGGACAAAGCATCTCTATTGGGAGATGCTATTGCTTACATCAATGAACTTCAAGCGAAACTCAAGACAATGGAGTCTGAGAGAGAGAGATTCGGAATCACCTCTATGGATGGATCAGTGGTGGAGGCCAATGCAAGATCAGAAAATCATAGTAATGGAGTTCCTGATGTGGATGTTCAAGCTGCACAAGATGGGGTGGTAGTAAAGGTGAGCTGCCCTGTTGATGTTCACCCAGTTTCAAAAGTCATTCAAACCTTCAAAGAAGCAGATATTGGTGTTGTTGATTCAAAACTTACTGCTGCAAATGATACTGTTTTCCATACATTTGTAGTTAAATCTCAG